One Bubalus bubalis isolate 160015118507 breed Murrah chromosome 10, NDDB_SH_1, whole genome shotgun sequence genomic window carries:
- the CALHM4 gene encoding calcium homeostasis modulator protein 4 — MSPALWDIVSSLQRSGTFINTLIAALTICGQQLFSSFTFSCPCQVGKNFYYGSAFLIIPALILLVAGFALRSQTWTITSEYCCSCVPQLRRISLLERKLACLRFFSITGRALVAPLTWLAMTLLTGTYYECAASEFASVDRYRAFDNISAGEQQEILAGFPCCRSVPSNMIPVRDEVALLHKYQSQMLGWILITLATITALVSYSLARCCSPLTSLQHRYWTNHLHNERELFEQAAAQHSRLLILQRIKKLFGVIPGNEDVRHIHIPSCRDWREMSVPSFLCMGNDVQGNYSFLGGRVDEDNEEGRSGGIELKP, encoded by the exons ATGAGCCCAGCTCTCTGGGACATTGTATCTTCTCTGCAGAGAAGTGGAACATTTATCAACACTTTAATTGCTGCTTTGACTATCTGTGGGCAACAActcttctcctctttcacattcagtTGTCCCTGTCAGGTTGGGAAAAATTTCTACTATGGTTCTGCTTTTCTGATCATTCCTGCCTTAATCCTTCTGGTTGCCGGCTTTGCTCTGAGAAGCCAGACGTGGACAATCACCAGTGAATACTGCTGCAGCTGTGTCCCTCAGCTCCGGAGAATCAGCCTCCTGGAGCGCAAGCTGGCTTGCCTTCGCTTCTTCAGCATCACCGGAAGGGCACTTGTTGCTCCATTAACGTGGCTGGCGATGACCCTGCTGACAGGCACGTACTACGAATGTGCAGCAAGTGAATTCGCATCTGTGGACCGTTACCGAGCGTTTGACAATATTAGTGCCGGCGAACAGCAGGAGATCCTAGCCGGGTTTCCATGCTGCAGATCAGTTCCATCCAATATGATCCCGGTCAGAGATGAAGTAGCTCTTCTACACAAATACCAGTCACAG atgctgggctggattctGATCACCTTGGCAACCATCACTGCCCTAGTCTCCTACTCTTTGGCGAGGTGCTGCTCACCCCTCACCTCCCTGCAGCACCGCTACTGGACCAACCACCTCCACAATGAGAGGGAGCTGTTTGAACAAGCTGCGGCACAGCATTCACGGCTCCTCATCCTGCAGCGTATAAAGAAGCTATTTGGCGTCATTCCTGGAAATGAAGATGTCAGACACATCCATATTCCTTCATGTCGGGACTGGAGAGAGATGTCAGTCCCCAGCTTTCTCTGCATGGGTAATGACGTCCAAGGTAACTACAGCTTCCTTGGAGGCAGGGTGGATGAAGATAATGAGGAAGGCAGATCAGGAGGTATTGAATTAAAACCTTAA